A single window of Modestobacter italicus DNA harbors:
- a CDS encoding universal stress protein, producing MTEQSRDAVVAAELDEAAVEPVDDAEISTRAVVEGGVVVGHDGSGCAQEALEWAAALAERADWPLHVVRAWRIATAPQPSTWEPGYVPPVTDYEKAVLADLEADVAAVLGVERAARATCHVVHTQPVRALIEAAAGADVLVVGARGRGGFAGLLLGSVSDQVTHHAPCPVTVVRSDRKD from the coding sequence ATGACGGAGCAGTCCCGGGACGCGGTGGTCGCCGCGGAGCTCGACGAGGCAGCGGTCGAGCCGGTCGACGACGCGGAGATCTCGACGCGCGCGGTGGTCGAGGGCGGTGTGGTGGTCGGGCACGACGGCTCCGGCTGCGCGCAGGAGGCGCTGGAGTGGGCCGCCGCGCTGGCCGAGCGGGCGGACTGGCCGCTGCACGTGGTGCGGGCGTGGCGGATCGCCACCGCCCCGCAGCCGTCGACCTGGGAGCCGGGCTACGTGCCGCCTGTCACCGACTACGAGAAGGCCGTGCTGGCCGACCTGGAGGCCGACGTCGCCGCGGTGCTCGGCGTCGAGCGGGCCGCCCGGGCCACCTGCCACGTGGTGCACACCCAGCCGGTGCGCGCGCTGATCGAGGCGGCGGCCGGCGCCGACGTGCTGGTCGTCGGGGCCCGCGGGCGGGGCGGCTTCGCCGGCCTGCTGCTCGGCTCGGTCAGCGACCAGGTCACCCACCACGCGCCGTGCCCGGTCACGGTGGTCCGCAGCGACCGCAAGGACTGA
- a CDS encoding SDR family NAD(P)-dependent oxidoreductase: protein MPPLTLVTGGSRGIGAATVRALADRGHDVVVGHRTGAAEAAAVVADAEARGVRAVAVRADVTDPDEVDALFAAAGELGVVTGLVANAGVTAHLGDLADTPVDVVRQVLDVNLLGVVLCARRAAQLMSRRRGGAGGSIVAVSSSAATLGSAHEYVHYAAAKAGVDALVVGLAKELADDGVRVNAVAPGLVRTGIHAGAGDAGRLDRVTGRVPMGRPGEPEEIAPAIAWLLGPEAAYCTGAVLRVAGGL from the coding sequence GTGCCCCCTCTCACCCTGGTCACCGGCGGCAGCCGGGGGATCGGTGCCGCCACCGTCCGCGCCCTCGCCGACCGCGGCCACGACGTGGTCGTCGGCCACCGCACCGGCGCCGCCGAGGCCGCGGCCGTGGTGGCCGACGCCGAGGCGCGCGGCGTGCGGGCGGTCGCCGTCCGGGCCGACGTGACCGACCCCGACGAGGTCGACGCGCTCTTCGCCGCGGCCGGGGAGCTGGGGGTGGTGACCGGGCTGGTGGCCAACGCCGGCGTCACGGCGCACCTGGGCGACCTGGCCGACACCCCGGTGGACGTCGTCCGGCAGGTGCTGGACGTCAACCTGCTCGGCGTCGTGCTGTGCGCCCGGCGCGCGGCGCAGCTGATGTCCCGCCGGCGCGGCGGTGCCGGCGGGTCGATCGTCGCGGTGTCCTCCAGCGCGGCGACCCTGGGCTCGGCGCACGAGTACGTGCACTACGCGGCGGCCAAGGCCGGCGTCGACGCGCTCGTCGTCGGGCTGGCCAAGGAGCTGGCCGACGACGGGGTCCGGGTCAACGCCGTCGCGCCCGGGCTGGTGCGCACCGGCATCCACGCCGGCGCCGGGGACGCCGGGCGGCTGGACCGGGTCACCGGCCGGGTGCCGATGGGCCGGCCCGGCGAGCCGGAGGAGATCGCCCCGGCGATCGCCTGGCTGCTCGGTCCGGAGGCCGCCTACTGCACCGGCGCCGTGCTGCGGGTGGCCGGCGGGCTCTGA
- a CDS encoding cupin domain-containing protein: MEHFTIATVAEESADFRRVLWTGEHTQLVIMTIPVDGEIGEEVHDVDQILTFVSGTGKAKVGGQEKNVAQGDLVVVPAGKKHNFLNTGVNPLVLYTVYGPPEHADKAVHKTKEEADALEEAGKDEPPTD, translated from the coding sequence ATGGAGCACTTCACCATCGCCACCGTCGCCGAGGAGAGCGCCGACTTCCGTCGGGTGCTCTGGACCGGTGAGCACACCCAGCTGGTGATCATGACGATCCCGGTGGACGGCGAGATCGGCGAGGAGGTGCACGACGTCGACCAGATCCTGACCTTCGTCAGCGGCACCGGGAAGGCCAAGGTCGGCGGGCAGGAGAAGAACGTCGCGCAGGGCGACCTGGTCGTCGTCCCGGCGGGCAAGAAGCACAACTTCCTCAACACCGGCGTGAACCCGCTGGTGCTCTACACCGTCTACGGCCCGCCCGAGCACGCCGACAAGGCGGTGCACAAGACGAAGGAGGAGGCCGACGCCCTCGAGGAGGCCGGCAAGGACGAGCCGCCGACGGACTGA
- a CDS encoding class I SAM-dependent methyltransferase, with protein sequence MQPVPPAFLRAHTRVARPTLVPEVQLHVADDVVGLWEAMETEGGGAGLDPPFWAAAWPGGQALARYVLDHPGTVAGRRVLDLGAGSGLVAVAALLAGARAVVASDVDPYSHTAVALNAELNGVSGIEVVGDVLADELPDVEVVLAGDVCYDREMTGRVLPFLGAAWLGGASVFLGDPGRAYVPSEGLVEQAVYDVVDADGGPARRTTVWRLP encoded by the coding sequence GTGCAGCCCGTCCCCCCGGCCTTCCTGCGCGCGCACACCCGGGTCGCCCGGCCGACCCTCGTCCCCGAGGTGCAGCTGCACGTCGCCGACGACGTCGTCGGGCTGTGGGAGGCGATGGAGACCGAGGGCGGCGGCGCCGGGCTGGACCCGCCGTTCTGGGCCGCGGCCTGGCCCGGCGGGCAGGCGCTGGCCCGCTACGTGCTCGACCACCCCGGGACCGTCGCCGGCCGCCGGGTGCTCGACCTGGGGGCGGGCAGCGGGCTGGTCGCGGTGGCGGCGCTGCTGGCCGGTGCCCGCGCGGTGGTGGCCAGCGACGTGGACCCGTACTCGCACACCGCCGTCGCGCTGAACGCCGAGCTCAACGGGGTGTCGGGCATCGAGGTGGTCGGGGACGTGCTGGCCGACGAGCTCCCCGACGTCGAGGTCGTGCTGGCCGGTGACGTCTGCTACGACCGCGAGATGACCGGCCGGGTGCTGCCGTTCCTCGGCGCGGCCTGGCTGGGTGGGGCGAGCGTGTTCCTCGGCGACCCGGGGCGCGCCTACGTGCCCAGTGAGGGCCTGGTCGAGCAGGCGGTCTACGACGTCGTCGACGCCGACGGCGGGCCGGCCCGGCGGACGACGGTGTGGCGGCTGCCCTGA
- a CDS encoding pyruvate dehydrogenase: MAHPTVAAQLVEMLRDAGVERIYGVVGDSLNPVVDAVRHTAGIEWVHVSNEEGGAFAAAAEAQVTGKLAVCAGSCGPGNTHLLQGLFDAHRSGAPVLAIASHIQSQEIGMAFFQETHPERMFQECSYWCEVMTPKQMPHALRVAVQTAVGKRGVSVVVLPGDLAAEESGGPTVPTAMVTTPSPVRPAAGQVQALADAINAARTVTLFCGAGCAGAHDEVMELAGTVLSPVGHALGGKEVIQYDNPYDVGMNGLLGYGAAHKATHEADLLVLLGTDFPYTNFLPQARTAQVDADASHLGRRTPLEVAVHGDVGETIRALLPLLERKTDRTFLDAMLRDHAHALEKVVDAYTRKVEKMRPIHPEYVAAQLDELAADDAVFTVDTGMCNVWAARYLSPNGRRRVIGSFRHGSMANALPHAVGAQFADRGRQVVSMSGDGGLAMLLGELITVRLHRLPVKIVLFNNASLGMVKLEMMVDGIPDFETDHEPTDFAAIAAGVGIPSYRVEDPAQVRETLVRGLAEPGPVLMEFVTDANALSIPPAITGEQVRGFATTATKMVLGGGVGKMVDLARANLRNVPRP, from the coding sequence ATGGCCCACCCCACCGTTGCCGCCCAGCTGGTCGAGATGCTGCGGGACGCCGGCGTCGAACGGATCTACGGGGTGGTGGGCGACAGCCTCAACCCGGTCGTGGACGCCGTCCGGCACACCGCCGGCATCGAGTGGGTGCACGTCAGCAACGAGGAGGGCGGCGCCTTCGCCGCCGCGGCCGAGGCGCAGGTGACCGGGAAGCTGGCCGTCTGCGCGGGGTCGTGCGGGCCGGGCAACACGCACCTGCTGCAGGGCCTGTTCGACGCGCACCGCAGCGGTGCGCCGGTGCTGGCCATCGCCTCGCACATCCAGTCCCAGGAGATCGGGATGGCGTTCTTCCAGGAGACGCACCCCGAGCGGATGTTCCAGGAGTGCTCGTACTGGTGCGAGGTGATGACGCCGAAGCAGATGCCGCACGCCCTGCGGGTGGCCGTCCAGACCGCCGTCGGCAAGCGCGGGGTGTCCGTCGTCGTGCTGCCCGGTGACCTGGCGGCCGAGGAGTCCGGCGGGCCCACGGTGCCGACCGCGATGGTGACCACGCCGTCGCCGGTGCGCCCGGCGGCCGGGCAGGTGCAGGCGCTGGCCGACGCGATCAACGCCGCGCGCACGGTGACGCTGTTCTGCGGGGCGGGCTGCGCGGGAGCGCACGACGAGGTGATGGAGCTGGCCGGGACGGTGCTCTCCCCCGTGGGCCACGCGCTCGGCGGCAAGGAGGTCATCCAGTACGACAACCCCTACGACGTCGGCATGAACGGCCTGCTCGGGTACGGCGCGGCGCACAAGGCCACCCACGAGGCCGACCTGCTGGTGCTGCTGGGCACCGACTTCCCGTACACCAACTTCCTGCCGCAGGCGCGGACGGCGCAGGTCGACGCGGACGCCTCGCACCTGGGCCGGCGCACCCCGCTGGAGGTGGCCGTGCACGGCGACGTCGGGGAGACGATCCGGGCGCTGCTGCCGCTGCTGGAGCGCAAGACCGACCGGACGTTCCTGGACGCGATGCTGCGCGACCACGCGCACGCGCTGGAGAAGGTCGTCGACGCCTACACCCGCAAGGTCGAGAAGATGCGGCCGATCCACCCGGAGTACGTGGCCGCGCAGCTCGACGAGCTCGCCGCCGACGACGCCGTGTTCACCGTGGACACCGGCATGTGCAACGTCTGGGCGGCGCGCTACCTGTCCCCCAACGGCCGGCGCCGGGTGATCGGCTCGTTCCGGCACGGCTCGATGGCCAACGCGCTGCCGCACGCGGTGGGCGCGCAGTTCGCCGACCGGGGCCGCCAGGTGGTGTCGATGAGCGGCGACGGCGGGTTGGCGATGCTGCTCGGGGAGCTGATCACCGTCCGGTTGCACCGGCTGCCGGTGAAGATCGTGCTGTTCAACAACGCGTCGCTGGGCATGGTGAAGCTGGAGATGATGGTCGACGGCATCCCCGACTTCGAGACCGACCACGAGCCCACCGACTTCGCCGCCATCGCCGCCGGCGTCGGGATCCCGTCCTACCGGGTGGAGGACCCGGCGCAGGTGCGGGAGACGCTGGTCCGCGGGCTCGCGGAGCCGGGGCCGGTGCTGATGGAGTTCGTCACCGACGCCAACGCGCTGTCCATCCCGCCGGCGATCACCGGGGAGCAGGTCCGCGGGTTCGCGACCACGGCGACGAAGATGGTGCTCGGCGGCGGGGTCGGGAAGATGGTCGACCTGGCCCGCGCCAACCTGCGGAACGTCCCCCGGCCCTGA
- a CDS encoding putative hydro-lyase: MTTTAAATGTDPVARRTPADARARYRAGLAVPSSGEAPGFTQANLVVLPRDWAWDMLLFGQRNPQPVPLLDVTDPGSVGTVLAAGADLRTDLPRYRVWRDGELVDEPTDVTDLWTDDLVAFLIGCSFSFENALLDAGVPVRNVEQGRNVSMYRTNRACRPAGRLSGPLVVSMRPVPAELVATAVQVTARMPQVHGAPVHVGSPSALGIADLARPDFGDPVECAEGDVPVFWACGVTPQAALMASRPPFALTHAPGHMFVTDVPDAAYRQL, from the coding sequence ATGACCACCACCGCTGCCGCCACCGGCACCGACCCGGTCGCCCGCCGCACGCCCGCCGACGCCCGGGCGCGCTACCGGGCCGGTCTCGCGGTGCCCAGCTCCGGCGAGGCGCCGGGCTTCACCCAGGCCAACCTCGTCGTCCTCCCGCGGGACTGGGCCTGGGACATGCTGCTGTTCGGCCAGCGGAACCCGCAGCCGGTGCCGCTGCTGGACGTCACCGACCCGGGGTCGGTCGGCACCGTGCTGGCGGCCGGCGCCGACCTGCGCACCGACCTGCCGCGGTACCGGGTCTGGCGGGACGGGGAACTGGTCGACGAGCCGACCGACGTCACCGACCTGTGGACCGACGACCTGGTCGCCTTCCTCATCGGCTGCAGCTTCAGCTTCGAGAACGCACTGCTGGACGCCGGCGTGCCGGTGCGCAACGTCGAGCAGGGCCGGAACGTGTCGATGTACCGCACGAACCGGGCCTGCCGGCCGGCCGGGCGGCTGTCCGGGCCGCTCGTCGTCTCGATGCGACCGGTGCCCGCGGAGCTGGTCGCGACGGCGGTGCAGGTCACCGCCCGGATGCCGCAGGTGCACGGCGCGCCGGTGCACGTCGGGTCGCCGTCGGCCCTGGGCATCGCCGACCTCGCCCGGCCCGACTTCGGCGACCCGGTCGAGTGCGCGGAGGGTGACGTGCCGGTGTTCTGGGCCTGCGGGGTCACGCCCCAGGCGGCGCTGATGGCCTCCCGCCCGCCCTTCGCCCTCACCCACGCGCCGGGGCACATGTTCGTCACCGACGTCCCGGACGCCGCCTACCGGCAGCTGTGA
- a CDS encoding lytic transglycosylase domain-containing protein, whose translation MVNVFAAGQPDAAAVAGADEPISVAAQLQESAQDSAAGATSTTEDVSERLGELAASRSEREAQQSAAAQSQAAADQAAIEAKAAAEAKAAAEAQAAAEAKAAAEAQAAAEAKAAADAEAAAQAKAAAAAAKPAPATTRAPAAASSGSASRGSFQDYALAQLGGDASEFSCLESLWGKESGWNPNAQNPSSTAYGIPQFLDSTWKSTGIAKTSDGYRQIDAGLIYIDSRYGSPCGAWSHSKSTGWY comes from the coding sequence ATGGTCAACGTCTTCGCCGCCGGTCAGCCCGACGCCGCCGCCGTGGCCGGCGCCGACGAGCCGATCAGCGTCGCCGCCCAGCTGCAGGAGAGCGCGCAGGACTCCGCCGCCGGCGCCACGTCCACCACCGAGGACGTCAGCGAGCGCCTGGGTGAGCTGGCCGCCAGCCGCAGCGAGCGGGAGGCCCAGCAGAGCGCCGCCGCGCAGTCCCAGGCCGCCGCCGACCAGGCCGCGATCGAGGCCAAGGCCGCCGCCGAGGCGAAGGCCGCCGCCGAGGCCCAGGCCGCCGCGGAGGCGAAGGCCGCCGCCGAGGCCCAGGCCGCTGCCGAGGCCAAGGCCGCCGCCGACGCCGAGGCCGCCGCGCAGGCGAAGGCCGCTGCCGCCGCCGCCAAGCCCGCTCCCGCCACCACCCGGGCGCCGGCCGCCGCCAGCTCGGGGTCGGCCTCGCGCGGTTCCTTCCAGGACTACGCGCTGGCCCAGCTCGGCGGGGACGCCAGCGAGTTCTCCTGCCTGGAGAGCCTGTGGGGCAAGGAGAGCGGCTGGAACCCCAACGCGCAGAACCCCTCCAGCACCGCCTACGGCATCCCGCAGTTCCTCGACTCGACCTGGAAGAGCACCGGGATCGCGAAGACCTCGGACGGCTACCGGCAGATCGACGCCGGGCTGATCTACATCGACTCGCGGTACGGCTCGCCGTGCGGCGCGTGGTCGCACTCGAAGTCCACCGGCTGGTACTGA
- a CDS encoding putative protein N(5)-glutamine methyltransferase — MSAAVVARLRAAGCVFAEDEAALMLEAGGDLEALVARRVAGEPLEQVLGWAEFCGLRFAVAPGVFVPRQRTRVLVREAVALARPGSVVLDLCCGTGAVGVAVAAAVGAVDLHAADVDPAAVACARRNGAGSVHEGDLYDALPAALRGRVDVLVANAPYVPTGAIALMPPEARDHEARAALDGGDDGLDVQRRVAAGAPEWLAPGGALLIETSRGQAPGTLAAVTRAGLTARVVTDEDLAGTVVVGQVPAG; from the coding sequence GTGAGCGCGGCCGTCGTCGCCCGGCTGCGGGCCGCCGGCTGCGTGTTCGCCGAGGACGAGGCGGCGCTGATGCTCGAGGCGGGCGGTGACCTGGAGGCACTGGTCGCCCGCCGGGTCGCCGGGGAGCCGCTGGAGCAGGTGCTGGGCTGGGCGGAGTTCTGCGGTCTGCGGTTCGCCGTCGCGCCCGGGGTGTTCGTGCCCCGGCAGCGCACCCGGGTGCTGGTGCGCGAGGCGGTGGCGCTGGCACGGCCGGGGTCGGTCGTGCTGGACCTGTGCTGCGGCACCGGCGCGGTGGGCGTCGCCGTCGCGGCCGCCGTCGGCGCGGTCGACCTGCACGCCGCCGACGTCGACCCGGCGGCGGTGGCCTGCGCCCGGCGCAACGGCGCGGGCTCGGTGCACGAGGGGGACCTGTACGACGCGCTGCCCGCCGCGCTGCGCGGCCGGGTCGACGTGCTGGTCGCGAACGCGCCCTACGTGCCGACCGGGGCGATCGCGCTGATGCCGCCGGAGGCCCGCGACCACGAGGCCCGGGCCGCGCTGGACGGCGGGGACGACGGGCTGGACGTGCAACGCCGGGTGGCCGCGGGCGCACCGGAGTGGCTCGCGCCCGGTGGGGCGCTGTTGATCGAGACCAGCCGCGGGCAGGCGCCCGGGACGCTGGCCGCGGTGACCCGGGCAGGGCTGACCGCGCGGGTGGTCACCGACGAGGACCTGGCCGGCACCGTGGTGGTCGGCCAGGTCCCCGCCGGCTAG
- a CDS encoding serine hydrolase domain-containing protein — MPHLSRFVTVWSMLQARVQDGRLPGFAAAVRFRGAVEVHTGGCLTLGGTDPVRPDSLFRLASVSKPVAGALTLALVEDGVLGLDDPVARWLPELAEPRVLRSPGAALDDTVPAERPITVRHLLSSTPGFGGVWDSSPIAVAVDEAGIGPGPLPPQLDHDEYARRLGALPLVAQPGTRWLYHLSTDALSVLLARASGRPLHALLESRVTGPLGLGSTGFWACDPGRLGAAYLPADGGLELLDPADGVAARPPLFEGLASGLVSTAPDVLAFLCALADGGGPVLGAASVAAMTTDTLTAAQRREAADFLGPGRSWGMQVGVQVEPGDPWDQPGRWGWDGGTGTTAYVDPGRDLVAVLLTQRGAYPGDTFLPDFWRALYRCL, encoded by the coding sequence ATGCCGCACCTGTCCCGGTTCGTCACCGTCTGGTCGATGCTGCAGGCGCGGGTGCAGGACGGCCGGCTGCCCGGCTTCGCCGCCGCGGTGCGGTTCCGCGGCGCGGTCGAGGTGCACACCGGCGGCTGCCTCACCCTCGGCGGCACCGACCCGGTGCGACCGGACTCGCTGTTCCGGCTGGCGTCGGTGTCCAAGCCCGTCGCCGGCGCGCTGACCCTGGCCCTCGTCGAGGACGGGGTGCTGGGCCTCGACGACCCGGTGGCCCGGTGGCTGCCCGAGCTGGCCGAGCCGCGGGTGCTGCGCAGCCCGGGCGCGGCGCTGGACGACACCGTGCCCGCCGAGCGCCCGATCACCGTGCGGCACCTGCTCAGCAGCACCCCCGGCTTCGGCGGGGTCTGGGACTCCTCGCCGATCGCCGTGGCCGTCGACGAGGCGGGCATCGGCCCCGGCCCCCTCCCGCCGCAGCTGGACCACGACGAGTACGCCCGCCGGCTCGGCGCGCTGCCGCTGGTCGCCCAGCCCGGCACCCGCTGGCTGTACCACCTGAGCACCGACGCGCTCTCCGTGCTGCTCGCCCGGGCGTCCGGCCGGCCGCTGCACGCGCTGCTGGAGTCCCGGGTCACCGGCCCGCTCGGCCTCGGCTCGACCGGCTTCTGGGCCTGCGACCCCGGGCGGCTGGGAGCGGCCTACCTCCCGGCCGACGGCGGCCTGGAGCTGCTCGACCCCGCCGACGGGGTGGCCGCCCGGCCGCCGCTGTTCGAGGGGCTGGCCAGCGGGCTGGTGTCCACCGCGCCGGACGTGCTCGCCTTCCTCTGCGCACTGGCCGACGGCGGCGGACCGGTGCTCGGCGCCGCCTCCGTGGCGGCGATGACCACCGACACGCTGACCGCCGCGCAACGCCGCGAGGCCGCCGACTTCCTCGGCCCGGGGCGGTCCTGGGGCATGCAGGTCGGCGTCCAGGTCGAGCCGGGCGACCCGTGGGACCAGCCCGGCCGCTGGGGCTGGGACGGCGGGACCGGCACCACCGCCTACGTCGACCCCGGGCGGGACCTGGTGGCCGTGCTGCTGACCCAGCGCGGCGCCTACCCGGGGGACACCTTCCTCCCGGACTTCTGGCGCGCGCTGTACCGCTGTCTCTGA
- a CDS encoding DUF5709 domain-containing protein, translated as MRSEHDGTDPQTLETVSDTLSGDVDDDTAGYSPADRPWVSNDWGTTDREEEAGEGLDGRLARELPEGAADDGDGLGDASDTDGELLDGEVGDERAGRLSDDEGDGFSDTDDELYAEDEGIDGAGASAEEAAVHVVRE; from the coding sequence ATGCGCAGCGAGCACGACGGCACCGACCCGCAGACCCTCGAGACGGTGTCGGACACCCTCTCCGGCGACGTGGACGACGACACCGCCGGGTACTCGCCGGCCGACCGGCCCTGGGTGTCCAACGACTGGGGCACCACCGACCGGGAGGAGGAGGCGGGGGAGGGGCTCGACGGCCGGCTCGCCCGCGAGCTGCCCGAGGGTGCGGCCGACGACGGCGACGGCCTCGGTGACGCCTCCGACACCGACGGGGAGCTGCTCGACGGCGAGGTCGGCGACGAGCGCGCCGGCCGGCTGTCCGACGACGAGGGCGACGGGTTCTCCGACACCGACGACGAGCTGTACGCCGAGGACGAGGGCATCGACGGCGCCGGCGCCTCGGCCGAGGAGGCCGCCGTCCACGTCGTCCGGGAGTGA
- a CDS encoding YceI family protein, with protein MGRHRAPEGATTDFDAATSALADVTGDYAVDVAHTRIGIRARHAMVTTVRGAFTQFSGTAHLDTAKPSASSVVLRIDTASIDTGTPDRDGHLRSPDFLDVERYPQMLFTSTGVEQVDDDVYRVTGDLTIKDMTRPVSVDFTLTGSALDPFGNTRVGFEGALAIKRSDWDLTWNTVLDTGGVLVSDRIQVEFDVSAIKVS; from the coding sequence GTGGGCAGACACCGCGCACCCGAGGGCGCCACGACGGACTTCGACGCCGCCACCAGCGCCCTGGCCGACGTGACCGGCGACTACGCCGTCGACGTGGCGCACACCCGCATCGGCATCCGCGCCCGGCACGCGATGGTGACCACCGTCCGCGGGGCGTTCACCCAGTTCAGCGGGACCGCCCACCTGGACACCGCGAAGCCCTCGGCCAGCAGCGTGGTGCTGCGGATCGACACCGCCAGCATCGACACCGGCACGCCCGACCGCGACGGCCACCTGCGCTCGCCGGACTTCCTCGACGTCGAGCGGTACCCGCAGATGCTGTTCACCTCCACCGGCGTGGAGCAGGTCGACGACGACGTGTACCGGGTGACCGGCGACCTCACCATCAAGGACATGACCCGGCCGGTCTCGGTCGACTTCACCCTCACCGGCTCCGCGCTGGACCCGTTCGGCAACACCCGGGTCGGCTTCGAGGGGGCGCTGGCGATCAAGCGCAGCGACTGGGACCTCACCTGGAACACCGTGCTGGACACCGGCGGCGTGCTGGTCAGCGACCGCATCCAGGTGGAGTTCGACGTCTCGGCCATCAAGGTGTCCTGA
- a CDS encoding Dyp-type peroxidase, translating to MTTQPGILALGTPEHCYLELDLEPGRTAEDLVRGVAGLTGPLSTTGGVNVVVGFRPELWASVAPDDAPADAAGFTEDLIGPGRFRMPATQHDAWVWVAGGDRTAVFDNSRAVLAALKGVATVGAEVTGWLYRHHRDLTGFIDGTENPSLLTAADVAAVPAGEPGAGASVVLYQLWRHDSATWESLGMVGQEMNMGRTKPDSVELPEDVMLPSAHVARTTVEVDGEERQIFRRNVAYGGVTDHGTAFVGFARDRWRLHEMLRRMAGVADGVRDGLTHYLTPLTGAYYTCPSIDALTRFAPPEEG from the coding sequence GTGACGACGCAGCCCGGCATCCTCGCCCTCGGCACCCCTGAGCACTGCTACCTCGAGCTCGACCTGGAGCCCGGTCGCACCGCGGAGGACCTGGTCCGCGGGGTGGCCGGGCTCACCGGTCCGCTGTCGACGACGGGCGGGGTGAACGTCGTCGTCGGCTTCCGGCCCGAGCTCTGGGCCTCCGTCGCCCCGGACGACGCCCCCGCCGACGCCGCCGGGTTCACCGAGGACCTGATCGGCCCGGGGCGGTTCCGGATGCCGGCCACCCAGCACGACGCCTGGGTGTGGGTCGCCGGCGGCGACCGGACGGCGGTGTTCGACAACTCCCGCGCGGTGCTGGCCGCGCTGAAGGGCGTGGCCACCGTGGGCGCCGAGGTCACCGGGTGGCTGTACCGGCACCACCGCGACCTCACCGGGTTCATCGACGGCACCGAGAACCCCTCGCTGCTCACCGCCGCCGACGTGGCCGCCGTCCCGGCCGGGGAGCCGGGCGCGGGAGCGAGCGTCGTGCTCTACCAGCTCTGGCGGCACGACAGCGCGACCTGGGAGTCGCTCGGGATGGTCGGCCAGGAGATGAACATGGGCCGCACCAAGCCCGACAGCGTCGAGCTGCCCGAGGACGTCATGCTGCCCAGCGCGCACGTCGCCCGCACCACCGTCGAGGTCGACGGCGAGGAGAGGCAGATCTTCCGGCGCAACGTCGCCTACGGCGGCGTGACCGACCACGGGACGGCGTTCGTCGGCTTCGCCCGGGACCGCTGGCGGCTGCACGAGATGCTGCGCCGGATGGCCGGGGTGGCCGACGGGGTCCGCGACGGGCTGACCCACTACCTCACCCCGCTGACCGGCGCTTACTACACCTGCCCGTCGATCGACGCGCTCACCCGGTTCGCCCCGCCCGAGGAGGGTTGA
- a CDS encoding HpcH/HpaI aldolase/citrate lyase family protein, with translation MVHRGRQVDPGIARSWLLVNGARPELFDGAHESRADQVVLDIEDAVDPARKPASRADVVEYLSSGDKRAWVRINDRSTEFWSDDVDALKGLPGLAGVMLAKTEAAEHVTETADRLGGATPVLALVESALGIEEAVRIASARGAFRLAFGSGDYRRDTGTSADDLAMAYPRSRLVIASRVGGLPGPIDGPTVSASHPVLREQSALTVSLGLTGKLCLQLDQLPVINEVISPAPSDVAWARDFLADFDARGQVIRDGSDLPRLGRARKIEKLATAFGVEPS, from the coding sequence GTGGTGCACAGAGGCAGGCAGGTAGACCCAGGGATCGCTCGCTCGTGGCTGCTGGTCAACGGCGCGCGACCGGAGCTGTTCGACGGCGCGCACGAGTCGCGGGCCGACCAGGTCGTGCTCGACATCGAGGACGCGGTGGACCCGGCGCGCAAGCCGGCCTCCCGCGCCGACGTGGTCGAGTACCTCAGCAGCGGCGACAAGCGCGCCTGGGTCCGGATCAACGACCGGTCGACCGAGTTCTGGTCCGACGACGTCGACGCCCTCAAGGGGCTGCCCGGGCTGGCCGGGGTCATGCTCGCCAAGACCGAGGCCGCCGAGCACGTCACCGAGACCGCCGACCGGCTCGGCGGCGCGACGCCGGTGCTCGCCCTGGTCGAGTCCGCGCTGGGCATCGAGGAGGCGGTGCGGATCGCGTCCGCGCGCGGCGCCTTCCGGCTCGCGTTCGGCAGCGGTGACTACCGCCGCGACACCGGCACCAGCGCCGACGACCTGGCGATGGCCTACCCGCGCTCGCGGCTGGTGATCGCCAGCCGGGTCGGCGGTCTGCCCGGCCCGATCGACGGCCCCACGGTGAGCGCCAGCCACCCGGTGCTGCGCGAGCAGTCGGCGCTGACGGTCTCCCTCGGCCTCACCGGCAAGCTCTGCCTGCAGCTGGACCAGCTGCCGGTCATCAACGAGGTCATCAGCCCGGCCCCCTCCGACGTGGCCTGGGCCCGGGACTTCCTGGCCGACTTCGACGCCCGCGGGCAGGTCATCCGGGACGGCAGCGACCTGCCGCGCCTCGGCCGGGCCCGCAAGATCGAGAAGCTGGCCACCGCCTTCGGCGTCGAGCCCAGCTAG